The Chitinophaga lutea genome contains the following window.
ACCATTTCCGCAACCTCGATTTCGAACTGGAAGCAGCCATCGTGATCTGCAAGCGCGGGCGCAACATTCCCGCCGCGGAAGCGGACGGTTACATCGGCGGCTACATGATCATGAACGACATGAGCGCCAGGGTGCTGCAGATGGAGGAAATGAAACTCAACCTCGGCCCCGCCAAAGGGAAAGATTTTTCCACGGTCATCGGCCCCATGCTGGTGACGCCCGACGAACTGGAACCTTACCGCATCCCCACCAAAGACGGCCATACCGGCAATCAATACAATCTCAAAATGCGCTGCTGGGTAAACGGCGTACAGGTGAGCGAAGGCAATATGGGCGATATGGACTGGACCTTCGCCGAAATCGTGGAACGCTGCGCATACGGCGCAGACCTGCTGCCCGGCGATGTGATCGGCAGCGGCACCGTAGGCACGGGCTGCTTCCTGGAACTGAACGGTACCGGCAAGCTCAACGACCCTGATTACAAAGAACAATGGCTGCAGCCCGGCGATGTGGTGGAAATGGAAATAGACGGCCTGGGGCGTTTGAAAAACACGATCGTGGCGGAAGAATCCGATTTCTCCATCCTTGCCCAGAAAAAGAACGTATGAGAATAGTGCCCGGTGAAATCAAAACGGCCGAGCTGCATGCTTACCTGCTGGGCGCCGTAGCGCCGCGTCCCATCTGTTTTGCGAGCACGGTGGATGCCGATGGGCGGCCCAACCTGTCGCCTTTCAGTTTTTTCAACGTATTCGGCTCCAATCCCATCACGATGATATTTTCGCCGGCCCGCCGCGTACGCGACAACACGGTGAAACACACGCTTGAAAATATCCGCGATACCGGCGAGGTGGTGATCAACGTGGTGAATTACGCCATGGTGCAGCAGGCTTCCCTGTCGAGTTGCGAGTATCCCAAAGGGATCAACGAATTCGAGAAAGCAGGCTTCACGCCTCTTGCTTCGGAAAAGATAAAACCTTTCCGGGTGAAGGAAAGCCCCGTGCAATTCGAGTGCATCGTGAAGCAGGTGATCGAAACCGGCGACCAGGGCGGTGCGGGCAACCTCGTAATCTGCGAGCCGGTGGTCATTCATATCAACGAAAACGTGCTGAACAGCCAGGGTAAGATCGACCCGCATAAGATCGATCTTGTGGCCCGCATGGGCGCGGATTATTACTGCCGTGCTTCCGGCGATGCGGTGTTTGAAGTGGCCAAACCCAACCTGCAGCTGGGCATCGGGGTAGACGCGCTGCCTCAAAGCATCCGAAACAGTCATATCCTCACCGGCAACAACCTGGGGCAGCTGGGGAATGTGCATGAAATTCCCGCCATCGATGCGGCTTTCAGCGACGACCA
Protein-coding sequences here:
- a CDS encoding fumarylacetoacetate hydrolase family protein, with translation MKLVTYIREDVDQLAILVDGQLYNMQELHPELPTTMHMFLQMWEEVIDLAIHIDAQLKAGKMPKMNTWGVPYESAQLLAPVPFPTSCRDGYAFRQHVATARRNRKVDMIPEFDQYPIFYFTNHNAIQGPGDILCMPDHFRNLDFELEAAIVICKRGRNIPAAEADGYIGGYMIMNDMSARVLQMEEMKLNLGPAKGKDFSTVIGPMLVTPDELEPYRIPTKDGHTGNQYNLKMRCWVNGVQVSEGNMGDMDWTFAEIVERCAYGADLLPGDVIGSGTVGTGCFLELNGTGKLNDPDYKEQWLQPGDVVEMEIDGLGRLKNTIVAEESDFSILAQKKNV
- a CDS encoding flavin reductase family protein, coding for MRIVPGEIKTAELHAYLLGAVAPRPICFASTVDADGRPNLSPFSFFNVFGSNPITMIFSPARRVRDNTVKHTLENIRDTGEVVINVVNYAMVQQASLSSCEYPKGINEFEKAGFTPLASEKIKPFRVKESPVQFECIVKQVIETGDQGGAGNLVICEPVVIHINENVLNSQGKIDPHKIDLVARMGADYYCRASGDAVFEVAKPNLQLGIGVDALPQSIRNSHILTGNNLGQLGNVHEIPAIDAAFSDDHLKNIIQYYSVSPEEMEKELHQYARKLLEQGKVADAWQVLLAGN